One Ostrea edulis chromosome 2, xbOstEdul1.1, whole genome shotgun sequence genomic region harbors:
- the LOC125679728 gene encoding prefoldin subunit 6-like: MLQSPRANRLCRIIGTLFTDRMAEIQKKLQTEVEKFQAVQKDYQKHVNLRQQLDAQFNENSLVKEELDRVEDLASVYKMIGPVLVKQDVTEAKQNVQKRIDYINGEIKRHDGVIKDLEKKQESQREALTKLQHQLQQQQVKAAARS, from the exons ATGTTGCAATCTCCAAGAGCCAATCGCCTTTGTCGTATCATAGGCACACTGTTTACCGACAGAATGGCAGAAATCCAGAAAAAGCTTCAAACAGAAGTTGAAAAATTCCAAGCTGTTCAAAaag aTTATCAAAAGCATGTGAATCTAAGACAACAGCTGGATGCCCAGTTTAATGAAAATTCTTTGGTGAAAGAG GAGCTTGATCGTGTGGAAGATTTAGCCAGTGTGTATAAAATGATTGGTCCAGTACTGGTCAAACAAGATGTGACAGAAGCTAAACAGAATGTCCAAAAAAGGATAGACTACATTAATGGAGAAAT taaaaGACATGATGGTGTAATAAAAGATCTAGAAAAGAAACAAGAGAGCCAGAGAGAGGCCCTAACTAAACTTCAGCATCAATTACAACAGCAACAGGTCAAAGCTGCTGCCCGGTCATAG